A genomic stretch from Lathyrus oleraceus cultivar Zhongwan6 chromosome 2, CAAS_Psat_ZW6_1.0, whole genome shotgun sequence includes:
- the LOC127120766 gene encoding 40S ribosomal protein S11, with protein MAEQTEKAYLKQPKVFLCSKKSGKGKRPGKGGNRFWKSVGLGFKTPKEAIEGTFIDKKCPFTGNVSIRGRIIAGTCHSAKMNRTIIVRRNYLHFIKKYQRYEKRHSNIPAHVSPAFRVKEGDHVIIGQCRPLSKTVRFNVLKVIPAGSSSGAKKAFSGI; from the exons ATGGCTGAACAA ACTGAGAAGGCTTATCTCAAACAACCCAAAGTGTTTTTATG CTCGAAGAAATCTGGTAAGGGGAAGAGGCCCGGTAAAGGTGGAAATCGCTTCTGGAAATCTGTTGGTCTTGGATTCAAGACCCCCAAAGAAGCCATCGAAG GAACCTTTATTGACAAGAAGTGTCCATTCACTGGCAATGTTTCCATCCGTGGTCGTATCATAGCCGGAACCTGTCACAGTGCCAAAATGAATCGGACTATTATTGTCAGGAGGAATTATCTTCACTTCATTAAGAAATATCAGAG GTATGAGAAGAGGCATTCCAACATTCCAGCTCATGTGTCACCTGCCTTTCGTGTTAAGGAAGGTGATCATGTCATTATTGGTCAATGCAG GCCACTCTCCAAGACAGTGAGGTTCAATGTATTGAAAGTCATCCCAGCTGGATCATCCAGTGGTGCAAAGAAGGCATTTTCTGGCATATGA